The sequence TGCCACTCAAATAGAATAACTGCAACACACATCAAATATATCACTATCATAGTTGTTTATATGCCTAAAGCAATAAGATCCAAATAAACACTTGAAGCTGGGAAGGAGGAGGGAAGAAGGCTTTGAGCCTTCTGTAGAATGCCCAGAGTAGAGGAGAAGCTTACTTCAGCCAGTATATATGACAGGTATGCCATGAGCATCATAAGAGCAACTTCACGATCTGTAGAGTGCCTGAATTATGTCAGAAACCAAGTTGtgtcaggaaaaaaaaatcttctcTAAAACTGCTGTGGTTTcaacatagaaataaaaatcctTGAGACACTAAACAAAACAGGACCCTAAAACTCTATGCATGACTTGTTACCTGCCAAAATAAAGCTTTTTGATAATGTAAGCACTGAGCAGCCCTGCCTACAAGAGAGAGATGTTATACCAAggtacaaaaaatgaaaacaatataGCACACTTGTATATATGGACATGGAATAGAGACAGGTACTTACAAACACTCCTAGCATGGTGCTtgtgaaaaacaaatataagaaGTTGCCCATAAAATGCAAAGCAATTCTGGAATCAATGTGAGTGAGATCAAAGCTCTGGATAGCATTGAAAAGCACCACAGATGTAGCATCGTTAACAACACCCTCCCCAAATACAAGACTGTAGAGTAAAGGTGTCTCATCCTGATTGAGCACCTGGACCATTGGGTAAACAACTTTAGTGTTGAATTGTTggtgtttatttatttgaaaaactcAGACGCAACATTGATATGTGCCCTACCTGCAACGTGCATACAGAATCCGTTGCAGCAAATATTGCACCAATTGCTGCAAACAGGAGCTTAAAATATTTAGACCACAAATAGAATTTCAAGAAACAagtgaaacaaagaaaatgatattACCAAGATAATCCCCTATATCCAGCGAACCAATGTCCAGTTTCTTAAATATTTGTGTAGCACCTGAGTCAAGCAAGACACAATAAGTTAAATGTTCAGATTTCTGTATCACACTTGTTTTATCCACCAGGAAGAAAGGCACATGTCATAggattcataattcataaattaaaactGCTATTATGCACATCATGGTAACATCATGTACAGAGTTATGAGCATACCTAATGATATGATGCAGAAGGATATTAATGTTCCAATAGCACCAAACATTACAATAGTGATGAAGTTTACAAAGAACTGCTTCTTTTTCACCTGAAACCTGATACACATAGCAAAGACCAAAACATGAATTATATAAGCTCAGAGAAGAAGACAAGTCTTGTTGATTAGTGACCAATATGAGAGTAACTAGGGCAATGGCAAATGGAAACTTCAacagaaacaagaaaattggAGTTCTGCTTGCAGGATGGAAATAAATAATCTTGTGTAGCCTCAGTACACTAcacatttatataaataaataaaaagcctcCGATTATCAAAGTTCTATGCTTATTTAAATGGAATAACTAAATAATGACATAGTTATTAATATTCCTTGATTATGGATATGTTGGAGCTGAAACCCATTGGACAGTACACCTATCCAGGCCTGACACTGGATGCACAATACAAGTACGGTTTAATTTgtaagtctaaaacaattttGAGTCCTTGAGACATCCATATAGTAACACTTGTAAATGTATACAGAGCGTATGCTGatgctttttctttatatgatTATAAACAACTACtgatataattttaaaaaaataattggatCTTGAGACTTTCATAAACCAGAATAGTTTCTTTTACTACTAGTACTCTAAGCTACTACTAATCCgttttttgctttatataaaCTAAGATCCTATGAACTTAATGCTTTTGAAgctgcaaacaaaaaaaatggcGTAGTAATATACACACCTACTAAATAGAAACACTTGTGCTGAGGATTGCACAGATATAGTAAAAGCAAAACAATCATCAACTATATATCAGGGACTAACTAACCATCACATTATCGCTTGGACTTGTCAGACAAATATATAAACAGGACAGAACACGCACCCAGCATTAAAAATAATTGGTGGCAGAagatatataaagaaaagatCTTCACTGAAAACCAAAAGATGCGAGCTTTTTCCTCTACTGATCAGAAGAATAACAATCCCAGTACAAACTCCCTGCAAGAGAACCACATAAAATCAATCAGAATTTGCCATAACACACGTATGATATATAATTCAGACTTTTCTAATgttctgttttatttttatcagtAACTGAAGCAACTACTCACAATCAAAAGGGCAGTGATTGACTCATTCACCCATCGATTCTCCTCGAGAAGATGTCCGATCACAATACAAGCTAAAAGGAGCGCCACAAATAGGTTCATGGAAACCACAGAGGAGTGATCTGAAGTGGATAGAGTTTGTAACTTTGACATCAAATAGCTCAAATGAGCAGCCATTGTATCCGCCTCTGTTAAGAGATTAAACGACCAACCAATATGCAATAAGCTAATTTGATTATCTTTCCACAGAAAACAGATTGAGATTCTTTTTCAAACTTCGTATTGGCGGAATCTATGTCTCCGAACTGTCCATCTCAACAATCTTTGATTATCATGAACCTTATGAACTCTGCATTAAAACGAAAAAGCACGCATCTTCTATCAGCCCAGCTGGGAAGCatattttgagttttcaaaAGCAAAATTTGGAAGACAAAATGCGAAAACGAAAAGAGAAGCTTTGAAGAATATGTTACATGCATCTACACATACAAAATGCTAAACGTTAAAAAAGCAACGTTAGGTTGCTGAGAATTGAGAAAATGTAGGGAAATAACCactttttgaatgttttagaATTCAAACGACGAACAGCTGACTTTCCTTCATTCTTCTCAGTTTTCTCAGCAACGAAacgaaaaacataaaaattaaataaataaagaatctCATTTTCCAACCATTCATAAACAAAATGCTTACCAAGAAGGTTCGAAGAACATGCATAGCAGCACAAAATGAAGCACTCACGAAGCTTGTAATCCTTGTTACTTCAAAAACGACCGAGCTGAATATCAAATTGAGCCTCGAGCTTTGGATAAAATGCCAAATTCAACCTTGTGATTTGGATCGAATGTCAAATTCACACAGAGAGAGTTCCAACAGAGGAAGGTGGAACTCAATTTCTGCTTCAAATTCTCTGGAAATGAAAACGCTCCGTATTGCTGACTAAAAATGGGAGAATTTCCGAGCTCAacgagaaaaagaaaattgcttTTGCTTCCAACAAACGAAACAAAATTTGAGTTCAAGAAAATCAGGGAAGAACATAttctaaaaaatattttcagattGGAAGCCTCTGGAAACAGCGAGAATACGAAAGAAAATTTGTagagaaaatggaagaaaaagtttgtagagagagagagagagagagagagaagcgtGTGATTTTAGCTTTAAGGGAAAACAGAGGAGGACCCAAAACGAAACACGCAGGGGGTTGATGTCTGATTTGACACGGCCGGGTGTAGCGGAATGTGGCAAGTTGGTGTAGATCTCGACCGTTGGTTGCGGGTGATTAAAATGATTGTGTCTTCATCGGGTGGCGGGAGATTCTTGCTATAGGGTTTGGGGTTGTGTGGTATTAACTGATTAATGACCGTTGAGGAAACGCAAAGACACTGAAACTCAGCCACTCGCGTCGTTGTTTGCCTTGCGGGAAATGACTGtataaaagttttttttttttacaaaaagaaaaagaaaaaaaaaatcctttttaaGCCTTTgccaaaaattaaagaaatgaATAAggaagataaataaaaatgcgTGCTGTTATTTACACCAAACAAAACGAAGTCAacatctttctctttctttgttcttcaGAAATTAGGACCAAAGAAAAACTGAACTTACAAACTCATAaccctaattttattttcagtcaCAGATAATccaatcatttttctttcttgtctAACTCTAAAGCTCAAGTAGTCCCATAATTATATCCACTTTGGACTTTTGGGCTCTAAACTGACAGAAACTCATGACCATTTCATTTCTCCCTttgtctctttctttccttttaatttcaaactcaaataacACCT comes from Prunus dulcis chromosome 6, ALMONDv2, whole genome shotgun sequence and encodes:
- the LOC117630063 gene encoding sodium/hydrogen exchanger 2, which encodes MAAHLSYLMSKLQTLSTSDHSSVVSMNLFVALLLACIVIGHLLEENRWVNESITALLIGVCTGIVILLISRGKSSHLLVFSEDLFFIYLLPPIIFNAGFQVKKKQFFVNFITIVMFGAIGTLISFCIISLGATQIFKKLDIGSLDIGDYLAIGAIFAATDSVCTLQVLNQDETPLLYSLVFGEGVVNDATSVVLFNAIQSFDLTHIDSRIALHFMGNFLYLFFTSTMLGVFAGLLSAYIIKKLYFGRHSTDREVALMMLMAYLSYILAELFYLSGILTVFFCGIVMSHYTWHNVTESSRVTTKHAFATLSFVAEIFIFLYVGMDALDIEKWRFVSDSPGTSVAVSSILLGLLMLGRAAFVFPLSFLSNLAKKNPNEKISLRQQVIIWWAGLMRGAVSIALAYNQFTRSGHTQLRPNAILITSTITVVLVSTVVFGLMTKPLIRFLVPHSKQTTSMVLSEPTTPKSIIVPLLGQDSEGDLGSQEVRRPASIRDLLTTPTHTVHRYWRKFDNAFMRPVFGGRGFVPFVPGSPTERNNTQWQ